CGCGGTGCGCGAACGCCATCCCGACCTGCCGGTGATCGTGATGAGCGCGCAGAACACGCTCGACACCGCCGTGCGCGCCAGCGAGACCAACGCTTTCGAATATTTCCCCAAACCCTTCGACATTGACGAGCTTACCCGCGCCGCGCGGCTGGCGGCCACGGCAAGCGGGCGAACCGAAGCGGCCACGGGACCGGTGCAGGAGCTGCCGCTGATCGGGCGCAGTGCGGCGATGCAGGACGTCTACCGGCTGATCACCCGGCTGCTCGACAACGACCTCACCGTGCTGGTCACCGGCGAGAGCGGGACCGGCAAGGAGCTGGTCGCCGAGGCGATTCACGAGCTTGGCCATCGCCGCACGGGGCCCTTCGTTGCGCTCAACATGGCAGCGATCCCGGCGGAATTGATCGAAAGCGAGCTATTCGGGCACGAGAAAGGCGCTTTCACCGGCGCCGTGGCGCGCCAGCTCGGCAAGTTCGAACAGGCGAGCGGCGGGACGCTGTTCCTCGACGAGATCGGCGACATGCCGATGAAGGCGCAGACCCGCCTGCTACGTGCGCTGCAATCGGGCCGCATCAGGCGCGTGGGCGGGGCGCAGGAGATTTCCGTCGACGTCCGCATCATCGCTGCGACCAACCGCGACCTTGCCCCCATGATCGGCGCGGGCACGTTCCGCGAGGATCTGTTCTACCGCCTCAACGTGCTGCCCATTGTGCTGCCGCCCTTGCGGGAGCGGCGCGAAGACATCCCCGAACTCGCACGCCACTTCCTTGCGCAGGCACCGGACGAAGGCCTGCCTGTCCGGAGGCTTTCGCCCGACGGGGCGAAGCTGCTCAGCGCGCACGATTGGCCCGGCAACGTGCGCGAACTGCGCAACACGATGCTGCGCGCGGCCTTGTTGGCCCGCGAGGAGGAGATCGAGGTCGCCACGCTGCGCCCCATCGTCGGTGCGCCGAAAGCCGGCGGCACTGCCGGCACAGGCGAGGCAAGCTTTGCTGCGGCGATCGGCGCGTGGCTGGAGCGGGAGGGACCGCCCGAAGGCGCGCTCTATCACCGCGCGCTGGCGGCTTTCGAAGTGCCGCTGTTCGAGCATGCCTTGCGCAGCACCAACGGCAACCAGCTGCAGGCAGCCAAGCTGCTCGGCATCAACCGTAACACGCTGCGCAAGCGGATCGTCGACCTCGGCATCGATGCCGACCGCTTTGCCTGAGGCCGGAGATTGCGCCGAATCCGAGGGATAGCCCCCCATTAACCCTTGCAAAAATGCAACAGTGTTGTTGTAACGCCGCAACGATGGACGCCACCTCGCACCCGAGCGGCTCCCGGCCGGTCAAGCGCACGCCGCGCTGGTGGCGCCGCGCGGTCGTGGCATCGCGCAAGGCGAACCTGTTC
This sequence is a window from Alteriqipengyuania flavescens. Protein-coding genes within it:
- a CDS encoding sigma 54-interacting transcriptional regulator, giving the protein MRALLVEDDNGIATVVESALVGEGFTVTACDSVAARDRALADGSFDVMVTDIMLGDGDGIGTLGAVRERHPDLPVIVMSAQNTLDTAVRASETNAFEYFPKPFDIDELTRAARLAATASGRTEAATGPVQELPLIGRSAAMQDVYRLITRLLDNDLTVLVTGESGTGKELVAEAIHELGHRRTGPFVALNMAAIPAELIESELFGHEKGAFTGAVARQLGKFEQASGGTLFLDEIGDMPMKAQTRLLRALQSGRIRRVGGAQEISVDVRIIAATNRDLAPMIGAGTFREDLFYRLNVLPIVLPPLRERREDIPELARHFLAQAPDEGLPVRRLSPDGAKLLSAHDWPGNVRELRNTMLRAALLAREEEIEVATLRPIVGAPKAGGTAGTGEASFAAAIGAWLEREGPPEGALYHRALAAFEVPLFEHALRSTNGNQLQAAKLLGINRNTLRKRIVDLGIDADRFA